One genomic window of Onychomys torridus chromosome 19, mOncTor1.1, whole genome shotgun sequence includes the following:
- the Calhm6 gene encoding calcium homeostasis modulator protein 6 encodes MEKFKAVLDLQSKHRSALGYGLVTLLTAGGEKIFSAVVFQCPCSATWNLPYGLVFLLVPALALFVLGYALSARTWRLLTGCCSRSQSTSSSSWSHSAFVCAQLTAAATVPAITWVAVALLGGSFYQCAVSGSTSMAKRLCKGRDDSCVDKLPQVPCKVQEEGMQDILSQLKAQSQVLGWVLIAVVILLLLAVKSVTRCFSPVSYLQLQFWELYTEKEKQILQKEASENATQLAKENVRCFFECSQLQECKTPSSKAWQHISALYTFNSKNQFYSMLHKYVARKGPDGGLSSAEGDAPESVLGFVDESRLVNTHSV; translated from the exons ATGGAGAAGTTCAAGGCAGTGCTGGACCTGCAGAGCAAGCACCGCAGCGCCCTGGGCTATGGCTTGGTGACCCTGCTGACAGCGGGTGGGGAGAAGATCTTCTCGGCGGTGGTGTTCCAGTGTCCCTGCAGCGCTACCTGGAACCTGCCCTATGGCCTGGTGTTCCTGCTGGTGCCAGCGCTGGCGCTCTTCGTCCTGGGCTACGCGCTGAGCGCTCGCACCTGGCGCCTGCTTACCGGTTGCTGCTCAAGGAGCCAGAGCACCAGTTCCAGCTCCTGGTCGCACAGCGCGTTCGTGTGCGCGCAACTCACCGCGGCCGCCACAGTCCCAGCCATCACCTGGGTGGCGGTAGCGCTGCTCGGGGGCTCCTTCTACCAGTGTGCTGTCAGCGGGAGCACGTCCATGGCCAAGCGTCTGTGCAAGGGCCGAGACGACAGCTGCGTCGACAAGCTACCGCAGGTTCCCTGCAAGGTGCAGGAGGAGGGGATGCAGGACATCCTGAGTCAGCTCAAGGCTCAGTCTCAG GTGCTGGGCTGGGTCCTGATTGCTGTGGTCATCCTGTTACTTCTGGCTGTTAAGTCTGTCACTCGATGTTTCTCCCCGGTTAGTTATCTGCAGCTACAATTCTGGGAACTATACACGGAAAAGGAGAAGCAGATCCTTCAAAAAGAAGCTTCGGAGAATGCGACCCAGTTGGCAAAAGAGAACGTTAGGTGTTTCTTTGAGTGCAGTCAACTGCAGGAATGCAAAACCCCAAGCAGTAAAGCGTGGCAGCACATCTCGGCACTGTACACTTTCAATTCCAAGAACCAGTTCTACAGCATGCTGCACAAGTACGTTGCTAGAAAGGGGCCGGATGGGGGTCTTAGCTCTGCCGAAGGAGATGCACCTGAATCTGTCCTTGGCTTTGTAGATGAATCTAGGTTGGTCAACACTCATAGTGTCTGA
- the Dse gene encoding dermatan-sulfate epimerase isoform X3: MGVPVPPQPSAHQLHGLTHWEPRSDEPRYDASLKSVPPPDFGTPTLHYFEDWGVVTYGSALPAEINRSFLSFKSGKLGGRAIYDIVHRNKYKDWIKGWRNFNAGHEHPDQNSFTFAPNGVPFITEALYGPKYTFFNNVLMFSPAVSKSCFSPWEGQVTEDCSSKWSKYKHDLAASCQGRVIAAEEKNGVVFIRGEGIGAYNPLLNLKNIQRNLILLHPQLLLLVDQIHLGEESPLETAASFFHNVDVPFEATVVDGVHGAFIRQRDGLYKMYWMDDTGYSEKATFASVTYPRGYPYNGTNYVNVTMHLRSPITRAAYLFIGPSVDVQSFSIHGDAQRLDVFVATNEHAYATYLWTGENTGQPAFAQVIADHQKILFDRSSAIKSTTVPEVKDYAAIVEHSLQHFKPVFQLLEKQILSRVQNTASFRKTAERLLRFSDKRQTEEAIDRIFAISQQQRQQQGKSKKSRRAGKRYKFVDAVPDIFAQIEVNEKKVRQKAQILAQKELPIDEDEEMKDLLDFADVTYEKHKNGGPVHGGFGHMRTVTSHNRAPSLSASYTRLFLILNIAIFFVMLAMQLTYFQRAQSLHGQRCLYAVLLIDSCVLLWLYSSCSQSQC; encoded by the coding sequence GTATGATGCCAGCTTGAAATCAGTTCCACCTCCGGATTTTGGCACCCCAACATTGCATTATTTTGAAGACTGGGGTGTTGTGACTTACGGAAGCGCACTACCTGCCGAAATTAATAGATCTTTCCTCTCCTTCAAGTCAGGAAAACTTGGGGGGCGTGCAATATATGACATTGTCCACCGAAACAAATATAAAGATTGGATCAAAGGGTGGAGAAATTTTAATGCGGGACATGAACATCCTGACCAAAACTCTTTCACGTTCGCCCCCAATGGGGTGCCTTTCATTACCGAGGCCCTCTATGGCCCAAAGTACACCTTCTTCAACAACGTTCTGATGTTTTCTCCAGCTGTGTCCAAGAGCTGCTTTTCTCCCTGGGAGGGTCAGGTCACAGAAGACTGTTCATCAAAATGGTCAAAATACAAGCATGACCTGGCAGCCAGCTGTCAGGGGAGAGTCATCGCAGCAGAGGAGAAAAATGGGGTTGTTTTCATCCGGGGAGAAGGCATAGGAGCTTACAACCCCCTGCTCAACTTGAAGAACATTCAGCGGAATCTGATCCTCCTACATCCACAGCTTCTGCTCCTTGTCGACCAGATACACCTGGGAGAGGAGAGCCCTCTGGAGACAGCAGCAAGTTTCTTCCACAATGTGGATGTGCCTTTTGAGGCAACCGTTGTCGATGGGGTCCATGGAGCTTTCATCCGGCAGCGGGATGGTCTCTATAAAATGTACTGGATGGATGATACTGGTTACAGTGAAAAAGCAACCTTTGCCTCCGTGACATACCCTCGGGGCTATCCCTATAATGGGACAAATTACGTGAATGTCACCATGCACCTGCGAAGTCCCATCACCCGGGCAGCTTACCTCTTCATAGGGCCGTCTGTGGATGTCCAGAGCTTCAGTATCCATGGAGACGCTCAGCGGCTAGATGTTTTTGTAGCTACCAATGAACATGCCTATGCAACTTACCTGTGGACAGGGGAGAACACCGGGCAGCCTGCCTTTGCCCAGGTCATTGCAGACCATCAGAAAATTCTGTTTGACCGGAGTTCGGCCATCAAGAGCACCACTGTCCCCGAAGTGAAAGATTACGCTGCTATCGTGGAACACAGTTTGCAGCATTTTAAGCCAGTGTTCCAGCTGCTCGAGAAGCAGATCCTGTCGCGAGTCCAGAACACAGCCAGCTTTAGGAAGACTGCTGAGCGCCTGCTGAGGTTCTCGGATAAGAGACAGACGGAGGAGGCCATTGACAGGATTTTCGCCATATCCCAACAACAGCGGCAGCAGCAAGGCAAGTCGAAGAAAAGCCGGAGGGCGGGCAAGCGGTACAAGTTTGTGGATGCCGTCCCTGATATTTTTGCACAGATTGAAGTCAATGAGAAGAAGGTTCGACAGAAGGCTCAGATTTTGGCACAGAAAGAACTGCCCATAGATGAAGATGAGGAGATGAAAGACCTTTTGGATTTTGCCGATGTCACatatgaaaaacataaaaatggggGTCCGGTGCACGGTGGCTTTGGACACATGCGGACGGTGACCAGTCACAACAGAGCCCCGTCGCTGTCGGCCTCGTACACCAGACTCTTCTTGATTCTGAACATTGCCATCTTCTTTGTCATGTTGGCGATGCAACTGACTTATTTCCAGAGGGCTCAGAGCCTCCATGGCCAGAGGTGTCTTTATGCAGTCCTCCTAATAGATAGCTGTGTCTTATTGTGGTTGTATTCCTCCTGTTCTCAATCGCAATGCTAA